DNA from Microbacterium foliorum:
CCGTGCGCGGGCTGCTCGACATCATCGCGAAGCTGGTGACCCTGTACGAGCCCACGCACGTGGTCGCCTGCTGGGACGACGACTGGCGTCCGCAGTGGCGGGTCGATCTGATCCCGAGCTACAAGTCGCACCGGGTCGTGGAGGTCGTCCCCGCCGGCCCGGACGTCGAAGAGGTGCCCGATCCGCTCGAAGCGCAGATCCCTCTGATCCGCGAGACCCTCCGGCTGCTCGGCATCCCGATCATCGGCGTCGCCGAGCACGAGGCCGACGACGTGATCGGCACGCTCGCCACGCACGCGACGATGCCCGTGGACATCGTGACCGGAGACAGGGATCTGTTCCAGCTGGTCGACGACGACAGAGATGTGCGCGTCATCTACACCGCTCGGGGCATGAGCAACCTCGAGATCGTGACGGATGCCGTGGTGGTGGCGAAGTACGGCGTGCTCCCCTCTCAGTACGCGGACTTCGCGACGATGCGCGGCGACGCCTCCGACGGTCTTCCGGGTGTGACCGGAGTCGGCGAGAAGACGGCGGCGACGCTGCTGCAGGCCCACGCCGACCTCGACGGCATCCGTGCGGCCGCCGCTGCCGGAGAAGGGATGAGCGCGGGCGTCCGCGCGAAGATCCTGGCCGCGACGGACTACCTCGACGTCGCGCCGACCGTGGTCGCCGTCGCGCCCGATCTCGACATCGAGGCACCCGGCGATGCGCTGCGCCCCCTCGACCCGGCCGAGGTCGACGCCGCGACGGCCGTCGCGGAGAGATGGAACCTGGGGTCGTCGATGACGAGGGCGATCACGGCGATCGCCGGCATCGACCGCCAGGGCTGACGGCGGGTCACCGCGCCCAGGCGAGAAGCCGTTCCAGTCCCCACGTCGTGATGATGCGCGCGGCGGGCACGCCCGCCCGTTCGGCACGCTCCGCGCCGTGATCGAGCAGCGAGAGCTGACCCGGCGCATGCGCATCGGAGTCGATGGAGAAGAGACAGCCCGCCTCCAGCGCGATCGCGATCAGCTCGTCCGGCGGATCCTGGCGCTCCGGACGCGAATTGATCTCCACGGCCACACCGTTCTCGGCGCAGGCGGCGAACACCGCCTCGGCGTCGAACTGCGACTCCGCGCGGGTGCCGCGCTCGCCCTGGACGAGGCGACCGGTGCAGTGTCCGAGCACGTTGACGCGCGGATGCGCCACCGCGGCGAGCATGCGCGCCGTCATCGGCCGCCTGTCCATCCGCAGCTTCGAGTGGACGGATGCGACCACGATGTCCAGTTCGCCCAGCAGCTGCTCCTCCTGATCGAGGGCGCCGTCGTCGAGGATGTCGACCTCGATGCCCGTCAGCAGGGTGAAGCCGTCACCGGACTCGGCCCGCACGAGCGGCATCTGCTCCCGCAGCCGCTCGGCCGAGAGTCCGCGGGCGACGCGCAGGCGCGGCGAATGATCGGTGATGGCCTGATACTCGTGACCCAGCGCTCGCGCGGCCGCGGCCATCACCGGGATCGGCGTCGTGCCGTCCGACCAGTCCGTGTGGGCGTGCAGATCTCCCCGCAGCCGTGCTCTCAGTGCCGACGTGCGCTCGGGCTCGACCTCGCCCCGGAGCTCGACGAGGTAGTCCGGCACCTCGCCGCCCTGCGCCTGTCGGATCACACCGAAGGTCGAGTCGCCGATCCCCTTCGCGGCACGGAGCCGGGTGGGGTCGGCCCTGACGTCTTCCGGAAGCTGCTGCAGAGCCGCGGCCGCCACTCTGAACGCCTTCGCCCGATACCTCGACGCGCGCTCGCGCTCGAGCAGAGACGCGATCTCGAGCAGCGCTGCGACGGGATCCATCTCGGACCTATGCCGATGCCAGCTCGCGACTCACGCCGATCCACTGGTCGAGCTTCGCGAGGGCGCGGCCGTCGTCGATCGCCTGTGCGGCGCTCTCGTATCCCTCACGCAGGCGCTCCAGGATGGGCCGCTGCACCTGGGCAGCATCCTGCGAGAGCTCGAAGGCGACGATGCCGGCCGCCGCATTGAGCAGCACGATGTCGCGCACGGGTCCGGTCTCCCCCTCGAGAGTGCGACGGAGGATCGCGGCGTTGTGATCAGGGGTCCCTCCGAGGAGATCCGAGAGGTCGGCGATCGGGATGCCGAGGTCGCGCGGGTCGAGGTCGTGCTCGTGGATGTCACCGCGGGTGACCTCCCAGATGCGGCTGTGACCGGTCGTCGTCAGCTCATCGAGGCCGTCGTCGCCACGGAACACCAGGGCCGTCGCTCCTCGGGTGCGGAAGACGCCGGTGATCAGCGGGACGCGCTCGAGCTGCGCGACGCCGACGGCGTTGGCCTCGGCACGGGCGGGGTTGCAGAGCGGCCCGAGCATGTTGAACACGGTGGGCACCCCGAGCTCGCTGCGGACCTTCGCCGCGTGCTTGAACCCCGGGTGGAAGGCGCCGGCCCAGGCGAAGGTGATGCCCGTGCGATCGAGGATCGACGACACGGCGGCCGGATCGAGCGTGAGTTCGAGTCCGAGTGCGCTCAGCACGTCGGATGAGCCGGACGACGAGCTCGCGGCACGGTTGCCGTGCTTGACGACGGGCACCCCCGTCGCTCCGATGATCACGGCGGCGGTCGTCGACACGTTCACCGTGCCGACGCGGTCGCCGCCGGTTCCCACGATGTCGAGGACATCCGGCGACACCGGCAGAGGCACGGCGGCTTCGAGGATGGCGTCGCGGAACCCGACGATCTCGTCGATCGTCTCGCCCTTGGCCCGCAGCGCGACGAGGAACCCGGCGAGCTGCGCCTCGGTCACGTCTCCCCGCATGATCTGGCGCATGGCCCAGGTGGACTCCCAGACGCTGAGGTCCCGGCGCTCCAGAAGGGTGGTGAGCACGTCGGACCAGGTCACGGAATCAGCCATGTGTGCGATCCTATCGGCGCGGGAAAACGTGCAGACCGCCAGACGGATGACCGGATGCCGTCCACGGACGCCCTTTTCCGCGGATTCACCGACTATTCGCAGCGACTTCTTAGGGTCGCCTAAGTCTGATGGCAGCGAATCCGAGGGTCCCGATGCGAGAATCATGCCCCGGGATCGGCCATAATGGAAGGGTGACGACCTCAGCGACGTATGCCCCGGCGGCAAGAACGATCAAGCGCCCCAACCCGGTAGCTGTCGGCACCATTGTGTGGCTCGGCAGCGAGGTGATGTTCTTCGCGGGACTCTTCGCGATCTACTTCACGCTCCGCAGCACCTCCCCCGAGCTGTGGGCCGACCGCACCGAGCTGCTGAACGTGCCGTTCGCCTTCGTGAACACGGCCATCCTGGTGCTCTCGTCCTTCACCTGCCAGATGGGCGTGTTCGCTGCTGAAGACCTGCAGCCGTACAAGCTCGGCAAGGGCCAGAAGAACGGTGCCGGCCGACGCCGCCTGTTCGGCTGGGGCATGGTCGAGTGGTTCTTCCTCACCTTCGCGCTCGGCGCGATCTTCGTCTCCGGCCAGGTGTGGGAGTACGCCACCCTCGTCGCCGAGGGCATGCCCATCAGCGCGGACTCCTACGCCTCCGCGTTCTACCTGACGACGGGCTTCCACGCCCTTCACGTCACCGGCGGACTCATCGCCTTCCTGCTCGTCATCGGACGCGCGTACGCCGTCAAGAACTTCCGGCACAAGGAGGCGACGTCCTCGATCGTCGTCTCCTACTACTGGCACTTCGTCGACGTCGTCTGGATCGTGCTGTTCGTCGTTATCTACTTCCTGAAATAAGAGCGGAGCTGATCCCCGAGATGGCACGAGAGAAGAAGCGCCGTTCGAACGGCCGTCGCAGTCCCCTGGCTGCCGCAGCACTCATCGGCGCAGGCCTGATGATCACCGGTGCGGTGTACGCCGGAACGTCGGCGGCCTTCGCCGCGACCGACACGCAGACCGCAGCGTCCAGCACGCTCACCGTCGACGACGGCGAGAAGCTGTTCACGGCGAACTGCGCCACCTGCCACGGTCTCGACCTGCAGGGAACGCCCAACGGGCCCAGCCTGTACGGAGTGGGCGAGCTGGCGGTCGAGTTCCAGATGTCCACCGGACGCATGCCGCTGCAGATGCAGGGACCGCAGGCGCCGCAGAAGGAGCCGCAGTTCACCGAAGACCAGATCCTCGCGATCTCGTCGTTCGTGCAGGAGTCCGCCCCCGGCCCCACCTTCCCGGAGGATCACCTCCTCGACGGCGGCGGCGACGTCGCCAACGGTGCCGAGCTCTTCCGTGTCAACTGCGCCATGTGCCACAACGTCGCCGCAGCCGGTGGAGCGCTCACCGAGGGCAAGTACGCCCCCGCCCTGACCGAGACCAGCGCACTGCACATGTACGCGGCCATGGTCACCGGTCCCCAGAACATGCCTGTCTTCGGCGACATGAACCTGTCGGACGAGGACAAGCGCGACATCATCTCGGCGCTGCTCTACCAGCAGCAGTCGGTGCAGATCGGCGGGTTCTCGCTCGGTTCGCTCGGCCCCGTCTCCGAGGGCCTGTTCGTCTGGATCTTCGGGATCGGCGCACTCGTCGCGATCACCGTGTGGATCACGGCGAAGTCCAACTGACGCTTAATCATCGAAGAGGAACGTACGAGGAGCACCATGGCACACGACGACGACTCGCAGGCTCTCGATAGGGCCTACCAGCCCTCTCCGGGGCTGGGTGTCGCAGTCAGCGATCCCGTGCAGAACCCCGGTCTTCCGCCGCACCGCGAGCGGATGACCGACAAGGACCCGCGCACTGAGAAGACTGCGGAGCGCACGGTCTACACGCTGTTCTACCTCTCGCTGGCCGGAAGCATCTGGGCGGTCGCCGCCTACATGCTCTTCCCCATCGAGAGCGGCGCGCTCATCGACATCCGACAGAACAACCTCTTCATCGGTCTCGGCATCGCGCTCGCACTGCTGTCCATCGGAATCGGCGCGATCCACTGGTCCAAGGCGCTGATGAGCGACAAAGAGCACATCGAGCACCGCCACCCCACCCGGGGCAAGGACTCGACGCGTGAGGCCGTCGTCGAGGCGTTCGCCACGGCGAACGAGGAGTCCGGGTTCGGACGCCGCACGATGATCCGCAACTCGCTGTTCGCCGCGATCGTCGCCTCGATCATCCCGGGCGTGACGCTCTTCCGCGGTCTCGCTCCGCACAGCACCCCCGATGACCCCACCGCGGGCGACCCGGTCGTGCTGCTCAAGCAGACGATGTGGGAGAAGGGTCAGCGGCTGGTGCGCGACCCCGACGGCACGCCGATCCGTGCTGCCGACGTCACCATCGGCTCCGCGTTCCACGTGATCCCTGAAGACCTCGCAGACCTCAGCCACCACGACGGCTACCTCGAGGAGAAGGCGAAGGCGATCGTGCTGATGATGCGCCTCCGTCCCGAGCAGCTCACCGAGGCCGAGGACCGCAAGGACTGGTCGTACGACGGCATCGTCGCGTACTCCAAGGTCTGCACCCACGTCGGCTGCCCTGTCGCTCTGTACGAGCAGCAGACGCACCACCTGCTGTGCCCCTGCCACCAGTCGCAGTTCGACGTGACCGATCACGCCAAGGTCATCTTCGGCCCGGCCGCACGCCCGCTGCCGCAGCTGCCCATCACCGTCGACGACGAGGGCTACCTCGTCGCACGCAGTGACTTCACCGAGCCCGTCGGCCCGAGCTTCTGGGAGCGCCATTGAGCACCGCAACGCTGTCCAAAGAGGACAAGGACAACAAGGCGCCCCTCGGCGGCCGATTCGTCGGCGCCGCGTCGAACTACATCGATGAGCGCACCAGCATCTCCGGACTCGTCAAGGAGCTCGGACGCAAGATCTTCCCCGACCACTGGTCGTTCATGCTCGGCGAGATCGCGCTGTGGAGCTTCGTGGTCGTGTTCCTGTCCGGAACCTTCCTGACGTTCTTCTTCCAGGCCTCCATGGTCGAGACCCACTACACCGGTGCGTACGCCCCGATGCGCGGTATCGAGATGTCTGCGGCCCTCGAGTCGTCGCTGCACATCTCGTTCGACCTCCGCGGTGGTCTCCTGGTCCGCCAGATCCACCACTGGGCAGCTCTCGTCTTCGTCGCAGGAATCGGCGTGCACATGCTGCGCGTCTTCTTCACCGGAGCGTTCCGCAAGCCGCGTGAACTCAACTGGGTGATCGGATTCGTCCTCTTCATCCTCGCGATGGCCGAGGGCTTCACCGGCTACTCGCTGCCTGACGACCTGCTGTCGGGCAACGGCCTGCGCATCATCGACGGCATGATCAAGGGCTTCCCGCTCGTCGGCACCTGGATCTCGTTCCTGCTGTTCGGCGGCGAGTTCCCCGGCACCGACATCGTGGGCCGCCTCTACACGCTGCACATCCTGCTGCTCCCGCTCCTGGTCATCGGACTGATCGCGGTGCACCTGATGCTCATGATCGTGAACAAGCACACGCAGTTCGCCGGCCCCGGCCGCACGAACGACAACGTCGTGGGCTACCCGATGATGCCGGTCTACATGTCGAAGATGGGCGGATACCTGTTCATCGTGTTCGGCACGATCGTGCTGATCGCGACGTTCTTCCAGATCAACCCGATCTGGAACTACGGTCCCTACGACCCCTCCCCCGTGTCCGCCGGTACCCAGCCCGACTGGTACATCGGCTTCGCGGACGGCGCGCTGCGATTGGCGCCGTCGAACCTCGACGTCGTGTTCCTCGACCACACGTGGTCGTTCGGAATCCTGCTCCCGGTGATCGTGCTCGGTCTGTTCATCGTTCTCGTGGCCGTCTACCCCTTCATCGAGGCGTGGATCACCGGCGACAAGCGCGAGCACCACATCGCTCAGCGTCCCCGCAACGCGGCGACCCGCACCGCCATCGGCGTGGCCGGCGTCATCTTCTACGCGGTGCTCTGGGCTGCTGCCTCGTCCGACCTCATCGCGACGCACTTCATGCTCACGATGGAGGGTGTGATCCACACGCTCCAGGCTCTGCTGTTCGTCGGACCGGTGCTCGGGTACTTCGTCGCCAAGCGCATCGCGCTGGCGCTGCAGAAGAAGGACCGCGAGATCGTCCTCCACGGCTTCGAGTCGGGCCGCATCGTCCGCCTCCCCGGCGGCGAGTTCATCGAGGTGCACCAGCCGGTCGACAAGTACGACCGCTGGAAGCTCATCGACGTCGACGGTTACGAGCCGCTCGTCGTCCGCCCGAACGCGAAGGGCCGCATCTCGTGGACCGAGAACATGCGTTCGTCGATCTCCCGCTGGTTCTTCGAAGACCGTCTCGCCCCGCTCACGCAGGCCGAGGTCGAGGCTGCGGATGCTCACCAGCACCACGTCGAGGCTCACAACGAGGAGACCGAGGCCGCCGAGATCCAGGGCGCCCACGAGCGTGCCGGCGCCCCTGATGCGCCGCTCAGCTCGAGCGAGACGCACGTCGACGAAACGGCCAACACGCCCAGCTCGGTCATCTCGACCGAGCCGGTGAAGAAGCCCCGCACGAAGAAGAAGTCGGAGGACGGCGAGTAAGATCGCCGCTCCCATGAAGGAGGCCCTGTCCGTTCTCGGACAGGGCCTCCTTCATGTCCGGGATCCTCTCACGTCGTCATGGAAGGATCGAACCATGAGCTCAGCAGTCCATCTCATCCGTTCCACCGACCTGGCCGCTGCACCCTACGCGTACGCGGCCACAGCTCCCGCCGGCTCCCGGCTGATCTTCCTCGCCGGCGCCTGCCCTCTCGAAGACGACGGCAGCACCACCGCTCCCGGGGACTACGCCGCGCAGGCCGCCCGCTGCATGCAGACTCTGAAGGCAGCGCTCGATGCGAGCGGGGCTGCGCTGACCGACGTGATCAGCACCCGGGTGCTCGTCGCCTCGTCGTCACAGAGAGATCTGGTGGCCGCCTGGGACGTCATCCATGAGGCGTTCGGCGACCACGACGTACCGAGCACCCTGCTGGGCGTCACCGTGCTCGGCTACGACGACCAGCTGGTCGAGATCGAGGCGATCGCGGCAGTCGCGGAGCAGCGCGTATGAGCGCCGTCATCCGTGCGGCGGTCGCTGACGATGCCGAAGCGCTGCAGGCCGTCGAGGCCCACGCCGATGCGCTTCTGATCGACAGGATCGGTGCGACGCACTGGCCCGCCGCCGCCGACGGGGCGTCGAGACTCGCGGCGCCCGGTTTCGTCCTCGTGCTCGAGGACTCCGACAGCTCCTCGCCAGATGATTCCTCTCCCGTCGGCTTCGTCCACGTCCTGGACGCGGAAGGGCACGCACACCTCGAGCAGCTTTCCGTCCTGCCCTCCGCGGGACGGCGGGGCCACGGTCGACGGCTCGTCGAGGCGGCCTTGGCGGAAGCACGCGAACGTGGCTACACGCGGGTCTCGCTGCGGACGTACGCCGAGATCCCGTGGAATGCGCCGTTCTATGCGAGCTGCGGCTTTCTGGAGAGCATTCCCGAGACGTCGTTCCAGCGCGCTCTCGTCGACACAGAGGCACGCCTCGACCTCGACCGCTACGGCCGTCGCATCCAGATGACCGTGGAGCTCTGACCCTCCGCCCGTCTTGGGGCCTCCGCAGGCCTCGGGGCGGTCTCTGCGTCCGCAGAGCTCCACCCCCGCACCCGCGGAACAGGAAGGGCCCCTGGGATGCATCCCAGGGGCCCTTCCGTTGTCAGGTCAGCGTGCGAAGTTACCGCGGTAGTACTCGTACACCCAGCCGACG
Protein-coding regions in this window:
- the qcrB gene encoding cytochrome bc1 complex cytochrome b subunit, giving the protein MSTATLSKEDKDNKAPLGGRFVGAASNYIDERTSISGLVKELGRKIFPDHWSFMLGEIALWSFVVVFLSGTFLTFFFQASMVETHYTGAYAPMRGIEMSAALESSLHISFDLRGGLLVRQIHHWAALVFVAGIGVHMLRVFFTGAFRKPRELNWVIGFVLFILAMAEGFTGYSLPDDLLSGNGLRIIDGMIKGFPLVGTWISFLLFGGEFPGTDIVGRLYTLHILLLPLLVIGLIAVHLMLMIVNKHTQFAGPGRTNDNVVGYPMMPVYMSKMGGYLFIVFGTIVLIATFFQINPIWNYGPYDPSPVSAGTQPDWYIGFADGALRLAPSNLDVVFLDHTWSFGILLPVIVLGLFIVLVAVYPFIEAWITGDKREHHIAQRPRNAATRTAIGVAGVIFYAVLWAAASSDLIATHFMLTMEGVIHTLQALLFVGPVLGYFVAKRIALALQKKDREIVLHGFESGRIVRLPGGEFIEVHQPVDKYDRWKLIDVDGYEPLVVRPNAKGRISWTENMRSSISRWFFEDRLAPLTQAEVEAADAHQHHVEAHNEETEAAEIQGAHERAGAPDAPLSSSETHVDETANTPSSVISTEPVKKPRTKKKSEDGE
- a CDS encoding GNAT family N-acetyltransferase, giving the protein MSAVIRAAVADDAEALQAVEAHADALLIDRIGATHWPAAADGASRLAAPGFVLVLEDSDSSSPDDSSPVGFVHVLDAEGHAHLEQLSVLPSAGRRGHGRRLVEAALAEARERGYTRVSLRTYAEIPWNAPFYASCGFLESIPETSFQRALVDTEARLDLDRYGRRIQMTVEL
- a CDS encoding RidA family protein, translated to MSSAVHLIRSTDLAAAPYAYAATAPAGSRLIFLAGACPLEDDGSTTAPGDYAAQAARCMQTLKAALDASGAALTDVISTRVLVASSSQRDLVAAWDVIHEAFGDHDVPSTLLGVTVLGYDDQLVEIEAIAAVAEQRV
- the qcrA gene encoding cytochrome bc1 complex Rieske iron-sulfur subunit translates to MAHDDDSQALDRAYQPSPGLGVAVSDPVQNPGLPPHRERMTDKDPRTEKTAERTVYTLFYLSLAGSIWAVAAYMLFPIESGALIDIRQNNLFIGLGIALALLSIGIGAIHWSKALMSDKEHIEHRHPTRGKDSTREAVVEAFATANEESGFGRRTMIRNSLFAAIVASIIPGVTLFRGLAPHSTPDDPTAGDPVVLLKQTMWEKGQRLVRDPDGTPIRAADVTIGSAFHVIPEDLADLSHHDGYLEEKAKAIVLMMRLRPEQLTEAEDRKDWSYDGIVAYSKVCTHVGCPVALYEQQTHHLLCPCHQSQFDVTDHAKVIFGPAARPLPQLPITVDDEGYLVARSDFTEPVGPSFWERH
- a CDS encoding 5'-3' exonuclease, whose amino-acid sequence is MPRADKLLLLDTASLYFRAFYGVPDKVTAPDGSPINAVRGLLDIIAKLVTLYEPTHVVACWDDDWRPQWRVDLIPSYKSHRVVEVVPAGPDVEEVPDPLEAQIPLIRETLRLLGIPIIGVAEHEADDVIGTLATHATMPVDIVTGDRDLFQLVDDDRDVRVIYTARGMSNLEIVTDAVVVAKYGVLPSQYADFATMRGDASDGLPGVTGVGEKTAATLLQAHADLDGIRAAAAAGEGMSAGVRAKILAATDYLDVAPTVVAVAPDLDIEAPGDALRPLDPAEVDAATAVAERWNLGSSMTRAITAIAGIDRQG
- the trpD gene encoding anthranilate phosphoribosyltransferase, yielding MADSVTWSDVLTTLLERRDLSVWESTWAMRQIMRGDVTEAQLAGFLVALRAKGETIDEIVGFRDAILEAAVPLPVSPDVLDIVGTGGDRVGTVNVSTTAAVIIGATGVPVVKHGNRAASSSSGSSDVLSALGLELTLDPAAVSSILDRTGITFAWAGAFHPGFKHAAKVRSELGVPTVFNMLGPLCNPARAEANAVGVAQLERVPLITGVFRTRGATALVFRGDDGLDELTTTGHSRIWEVTRGDIHEHDLDPRDLGIPIADLSDLLGGTPDHNAAILRRTLEGETGPVRDIVLLNAAAGIVAFELSQDAAQVQRPILERLREGYESAAQAIDDGRALAKLDQWIGVSRELASA
- the qcrC gene encoding cytochrome bc1 complex diheme cytochrome c subunit, yielding MAREKKRRSNGRRSPLAAAALIGAGLMITGAVYAGTSAAFAATDTQTAASSTLTVDDGEKLFTANCATCHGLDLQGTPNGPSLYGVGELAVEFQMSTGRMPLQMQGPQAPQKEPQFTEDQILAISSFVQESAPGPTFPEDHLLDGGGDVANGAELFRVNCAMCHNVAAAGGALTEGKYAPALTETSALHMYAAMVTGPQNMPVFGDMNLSDEDKRDIISALLYQQQSVQIGGFSLGSLGPVSEGLFVWIFGIGALVAITVWITAKSN
- the ctaE gene encoding aa3-type cytochrome oxidase subunit III: MRESCPGIGHNGRVTTSATYAPAARTIKRPNPVAVGTIVWLGSEVMFFAGLFAIYFTLRSTSPELWADRTELLNVPFAFVNTAILVLSSFTCQMGVFAAEDLQPYKLGKGQKNGAGRRRLFGWGMVEWFFLTFALGAIFVSGQVWEYATLVAEGMPISADSYASAFYLTTGFHALHVTGGLIAFLLVIGRAYAVKNFRHKEATSSIVVSYYWHFVDVVWIVLFVVIYFLK
- a CDS encoding PHP domain-containing protein, with the protein product MDPVAALLEIASLLERERASRYRAKAFRVAAAALQQLPEDVRADPTRLRAAKGIGDSTFGVIRQAQGGEVPDYLVELRGEVEPERTSALRARLRGDLHAHTDWSDGTTPIPVMAAAARALGHEYQAITDHSPRLRVARGLSAERLREQMPLVRAESGDGFTLLTGIEVDILDDGALDQEEQLLGELDIVVASVHSKLRMDRRPMTARMLAAVAHPRVNVLGHCTGRLVQGERGTRAESQFDAEAVFAACAENGVAVEINSRPERQDPPDELIAIALEAGCLFSIDSDAHAPGQLSLLDHGAERAERAGVPAARIITTWGLERLLAWAR